The nucleotide sequence GGGGTGTTAAAAAAACAGAATTGGCTAgtcaggttttttttatttattgaaattttccaCAGTGTTGGTTTTTCAAAGAAATCCACCAACATATTAATACTTTAATGGTAttctagggtttttttttagtaaaaaaaagaaatgataaaaactttttttggtagTTAtgggtattaaaatatatatatatatattaatttaataaaaatatatattatatattatatataaatataaaattatatattgtgtgggggtgtgtgtgtgttggggttggtgttatatatatatatattattatattattatataatatatatatttaaaattatatatattataaccccagGTGTATAATATAActttgggtttggaaaaaattggttatatttgtaatatataataaagggttataattttttgcatctaaatatgtataaatatatgtgtgttttaatttataatataatatatataatattattatatataagttactcaaattttattttaaacttacATATTAGGTTTTAGGTATTTTTCCTCATCAAGAAAAAACGATCTatcggggaaaaaaacctttggtGGTGGCATGAAAAATcagcatttttattaaattaaatagaaaaattttattttttaaatatttatatatttttttattttttcgagtATGCttagtatgttttgtgtgtggttttatatatatgcatgttgggatatatatatatatatatatattatatatatatattataaaaaattttttgtggtggtgtgtgttgttggttttgtgtgtgtgtgtgtgtgtgtgtggggtgttgtggggtgggggggtgtgtgttacaTTTGTGGTAtcagtgtgtggtatgtgtgtgtgtgtgttggggttgtgttatgtgtgtgtatggtgtgtgtagtgtgggtatgtgtgtgtgtgtcccgtctgtctgtgtgtttttttagtatgtatgagtattaaatacatataaataaacacatacaatacacatacacatcccccatcacatacaatcacatacacataacatacactacaatacacataacatacacacaaaattataatattataatattattatatataataatacaccatCACTTTTCTATCATTTAGGATTAAACCGTTTCTTTCGCGTCTCTTTCATGCGGTtggcacctcccccctccccttttgccaAAGGCTTTATGTACCTAACACCGGAGAAATTTATTTCAGATCAGCTTCTGTAAAGGGGTGCTGATTCCATAACTAAAGGGTATTTAGAACCGCAATTATTTTTCCCATAGGGAAAACCTGTCAAAACAGCTTACCATCATGGTGCAAACgaaaataattttatctattaaaaaagCCGTCTTTGTAAACAACGCCCCTTGCAGACCATATTGTATCTACCTCCCTTTCACGTTTAAAAACCACGTAAAATCAAGGATTTGCAGGAATACCCAAaagctaaagtaaaaaaaaaaaaaaaaaaaaaaagacgaaaaacaacaaacgaggaaagtttttCAAAAGACCCACGAAGTATGAAAAGCCATTGAGTACATTTTACAGCTTTCAGTAAAAACTCGACCTTTTTGCCTTATAGGAAAAGGTGACGTCGAATAAGGAGTGGAAGATAAGATACGCAGGGACGATGCGGCTCGTTGTACGCCTCATAGTATCACGGGCTGAAGCCAAATTGGGCAGAAGGGCgttaaaattttctgtatttttaacgGGGGTTTTTTCTCTAGCTGTAAATTGTTGGTATTCAGTGCTTTGTCCCCTCTATTATCTAGTGGAGTTAcgaaattattatgttttaacgTCTTTGCTTTTTTAGCTCGCTTTTCCCCGGAAATGAAGGGTAAAAATaatgcctctctccctttcatttaaaCTATGGGTACATGTCATAGGTTGTTTGGCAAAAAAACATGATCTTCACCCTTTCCCTTAATCAGATCTTTAAAAGGGCAAGGTTGTTTTTAAAACTGATGTTTTAAATATGCCATTTTTGGGTTTAGCAGAAACCGATAATTATGACCCCGGAAGAaacctttaatttaaaaataataaagatatcatgACGAATTTTATGAATCAATACGATAGTAACAGTTCGGCATAGGAAATTTTTCAAAAGCTAATAAGGGCAGCCTTGGGATGAAAACCCAACCCCTTTTATTTaaagttaatataaaataaataaataataaaataataataattggtttgATTAGATAAGATGATTATCTTTTAGCGGGGCCCTAGACCCAGTAGACTTTAATTCTGGTTGAGTTCGGGAAACCAGGGGtaagattttatttgggaaaaaaaaacgttttcatgAACAATGGAAGGTTTCCGGCCACGGCACGCTCCCCGGGGAAATTTGGAGGTTCGGGGAACCctcgtgtttgtttttggggggtggaatgTTGTATGAAGAAAGGGTGGAAAGGAAAAATACAGGaggtatgtgctgaatgttggtgtgtaagtgtgtaaaagtgaaaaaggggaggggagggttttgggggggtttaagcgtttttttttttttggggctcccCTCTGGTGGGGGgtcgtttttttttgaaaaaaacccaagcTTAAATTCTGCCCTTTTNNNNNNNNNNNNNNNNNNNNNNNNNNNNNNNNNNNNNNNNNNNNNNNNNNNNNNNNNNNNNNNNNNNNNNNNNNNNNNNNNNNNNNNNNNNNNNNNNNNNaggggggggggtcgtgcggACGATGGCGacacccccttttgggggagaCGATGTGCAGCGCTTCGATGAGTGGATCGCCATGGGTCCTCATCTCCTGATCCGCTGTTGCGACTCTACGGCTCTGCGGATGGAGATTTAGCTGTGGATGAAAAAGCCACTTTTGCACGGAATATTGTTAACTCTGGAAGCTTTTTCATTATTCAGTGTGGTGAAattttgtatagatataaataagacAGGTAAAAACTGGGAACTTATATTTAAATCGGAAACTATctgcaacatacatatatacataaaaaaatatatagatagattttgagatatatagaatatgcatGTGTtagatgtatataaacatgtatgctatatataatatatatataatataatatatatatatttttatatattatatatatatatttgtttgtgtgtgtgtgtgttgtgtggggtgtgtgtgttgtgtgtgtgtgtgttgtgtgttgttgtgtgtgtgtgttttgtgtgtgtgtgtgtgtgtgtgtgtgcatatatgtatatatacgtgtattaaattacatatatgtatatatctgtggtgtgtgtgcgtgtattgtaaAACAGTTGTGCTGGCTAAACAACTCTTGAGCCAACAACAAAATCTATCATGTCTGTGTTTGCTAAGATAACTTTTTGTTAGTCATTAAGCATACAGTTGTTGAGAGATACATATTCTTTCCGTTgaagtttattataattttatgcaaATTTCTTCTTGTGCTTGCGTATTTCTTATGGTGAAActtctcaccctttttttttttttagctattaaCATATACTtctatattgtttataaatataagttttatttagatattcaaattccttcataaaaatataaaacggaattggtgtattattttttaatatcacagAAAATTAAACATTTCATAATCTGAACTTCCGACGCTGCTAAtatattcacgtttttttttttttttttgtcaaagaaacaaaggaatgCTAATAAGAATAGTACATAAAGATTAGTTACAATGCATTTTTAAATCAATAAATTTGTTACAACAACTCTTAAATTGTCATAAAATTCTTTATAACTAGTTATCTTTAAGAAATCAATGTGAAGTAATTTTCTcgattttcgttcatttttcttaACTTCTGTTCTCAACAAGTTCCAGTGTAAGTGTTCCCTCTGGGCGAACATAGGTATATTTATTTTACAGCATACTGCCCCTTCGTGTAaagttgtaaatatttatatatcaattattaatatcatttaataaaaaaaaaacaaagggtgcaaatatatataaaatataatatatgcataaatacacatgtatacatacattcatatatacatatatgtatatatactatcgtatatatatttgctatatgtatattataaaaatatatatatatattatatatttaaaatatatattattatatatacatattgtgtttttgtttgttttgttttttggtttttatagtatatatcgttttaaaataaaccaaatagcaaaaaaacagaagaaaacaatgTTCCTGCCTTTTTTTATGTTTGCAGAACAGCAAATTGATTGTACCAACAGCAAATTTCAATAATAACTAATCGTAGTACTGGTACAAAGATTGTGATACATAAAAGCCCTTGCCCTAAAACTTAAATTTGTTACGAAGGGGCGTTACAATTAACATTCATTCAAGAATGGTGAAACTAAAGcaactaaattaaaaaaacaaaaaaaacaagcataagaTCTGTTAAGACAACCTGTCGATGCTATCATTTGTAACTGTAAAGTAGCGTAAAATTCTCTCCTGGTTTCAAAGATCATTTAAGCAACAAGTTCTGCGCGTAGACCCGGTTTCGTTACACACTGAAGACCACACTATTGTATTCTGAACTACAAACCACTCTGACCTAAAAAGATCCGTAGGCTATGAGGCTTGTAAACTGCTAACACTAAACCACAAACTACAATGCCCCTTATGACGCAGTAAAAGGTTTCCCCTAACGCCCTTCCATGTACCATAAGCGATAAACCAAATCATGGAAAGAGTTTTTTTATATGGAGTTTGAAGATTTAGGCCAGTTCGTTAAGTTTTACGAAGGCCGCGATCGCCAGGACCCCTTTCGTGGAAagtttttatgtgtttcttaCTGCCAGTTAAGGGCAAAAGCGGGAACGAGCATACCACACTGCTCCGCGTTACACTATTTGCCCATaactgttaaagaaaaaaatagacactgGAGCCACTGAGTCGTATGAACTCAACATTAGCCGCATACATTCTGTTTAAACTTTTAGATAAGGGTTCGATCAGGGCTTTTTATGGGCCCCTAAGCTGATTGTGATTAGTGGCCACGGTACGTCCCACTAGGGCTCTCGGCGCCACCATTGCTGCTCAAATTATCAAAGTATAACCGTTCGCACTTATTCAGTTAATTTTTGTACGATATTAAGCTTTGGCTAAGTCGTCTAATCACCCACAAGGTAAGAGTCCTCAATGTTTTATTGTCCAGATTATCCATTACATTTTGTAGACATTTTGCTATGTACAAAAAAAGCATATTTGCATATGTTTGGAGTGAAAATGTCCCGTAAAATCGTATATTCAtgcttgtatatctatctatatacatatacatacatgtaaaatttatttacaccaccccgcacacacacacacaccaagcccccacacacacacacacccacacacaccaccacaaaacacacacacacacccccacaaaaaaaaatatatatatattatatatatgcgtgcgtgtgtgtggtgcgtgagtgtgtgtgcgtgagtgtgtttgcgtaagtgcatgtgtgtgtgtgtgtgtgtgtgtgtgtgtgtgtgtgttgtgttttttggggttttgtgtgtgtgtgtgtgtgtgtttgtgttttgggtgtgtgtgtgtgtggggtgtagaaTTCATAATCAGTAAAACGTgaggcataaaaaaacaaacacacacacacacacacacacacacacacacacacacacacacacacacacacacacaaaaaaaacccccacacacacaccaccccaaccccccacacccaaacacacacaaaaaaccaccccaccccccccccccccccccaaaaaaaaaaaaagcctggggTGGTCCCGGGCTCAAATCCCCCGCCGGGCAGTTGCAACATGTCTGCGCTTGAGGACATCTCACGGCTTAGGGGTTAAACGCGGATACGGAGGGTAAATCGCCTTGTTGTGGTTGATTATTTTGACGCATAATCACAAGTGGGGGCCTGCCAATCAACCTCTCAGTAAATCTTGATGAAAAGGGGGCGAAAAACGATCGAAAAAGTGTGTTTTCGTCTACATAGATAAGGGACCCTTtatgaaacaaaaagaacaagtcATGCTTCTATGCTCATGTATCTTGAGCAACAgttgaaaaaaaacactaaaaccccTTGTGGGCCCGCAGCAGAAGTTCCTTTACGTTGCACTTTTCTCCCTGCCGATTGCAACATTGTCCCGTGCATTGGTGTTAGACATGTGCAgagattaaatataaaaaaaactttagacgAGAGAAATAGAATGTTGGCGTGGGGATGAAAAACTGTGAACGTGGCCTTGCTCCATAAATTTCGGAAACACTGCTGAGTGGTGTTCAAGGTATTTTTTCCCGATCGATTATactttgtttatctattctttcgtattgttttttcatttttgttaaaatCAACAGTATcgtcataaacatcatcattaaaatttaaaaatttcaatgctATTTCGGTcgtgttgctgttttttcttgttattaaattgttattgtcataatagtgttttccattaattttttcttttttattattatcactaacccctttttaaaatttttttattgttttttatcatctatcattatcatcatggacgtcttatttttatttttattagggtGGCAAAaatgaggggggtttttttttgttgttgttgttgtttttattttttattatttttattttattattattttatattatattattttttttatttttttttatttttttttttttttttatttattttaagtttttttattattaacttttttaaaaaaactcattttattgttttattattattattttattattattattattatttttttttttttttttgcattgtatttcatttatttctatatcatattattatcatatatatcatatattcttatcatatatcatatattcatcttaaatttttgttttaacacattatttatattacattacaacaaatttccccattatcattaaaacaaaaaaaaataaaattttgttttttggggcaattattcttatttttcagggattaatttcgttatcattttatttggaGGTTTTTTTGACCCCTTTCAAACCCCCTGGGTAAACCACCgtggaaacaaaaattttaaaaaaaaaagtgaacccgGGGGGTGTTTTCCAAAATCGGAAAACTTCGTGCTTTTTCGGGTTGCCGTTTCCTGAAGAagacttttcccccccaaaaatttgggtccAAAAGGGCTGTTTCCTTGGCTACCCCACGTGAAGACTTAAAAGGGGTGATCTTCCTTTCCAACACGTATGCGGTAGTTAGACTTTTTAAGCCAAATCGGGGAATTTCTCTGCACGCTGCAATATTTTTCCTTTGCTcttgaaactttttttccttgCAGAAATGCGACGTTTTACGTACGTGATGGTTAGGCACGTGTAGTgagaaagatgagggaaaaattttgatttaaatagAGCTTTTATGTTTTTGACGTAAATATGACCAAAACGTTCTCACAATGCAAAAACACTGGGAGAATGACTTTATTATGTACTTCAGTTAAGTGGGtaatttaaagtgtttttttagtaatacatatattccactgttatcatcattattcttttttattaaattaaattttattatttctattattattattgttttattttattttttttattattattattattattatttttattatttattgttaatattatcgtttttattattattgttttgttgttatttttattatattattatttttattattattattattattatttttattattttattttttattttatttttattattaattttttattattattattttaaagaaattttttatttttatcttttggttttattatcttaaaatattatttattattattattattattattattatattatgaattttttcttttcatttttgattattattacattatcattatttattttaaatcatttttttattttattaattatttttattatattatattattaaaatttttattatattttttttatttttattattattattattattattttattattttatttattttgctactACTTTTTTTACGGgcaatttctgttgttttttattgttcttttatttttttatttttattttaaatcattttttatcacctttaaataatggtaataaaaatgataacataataaaaggaaatgtAATTCAGCGATGATATTtagtagtaaaaaaatgataacgaaagtGAGATTTTCCTCTGCTgttgggtaatgataataatgataaaaataaataataagtaatatagtggtataaaaaaaaagtaacaaaaatgataaaggataaaaaaaaattaaagggatagtagtaataatgatgatgataatgataaaaatgataataataatgatgatggataaaaatgataataataaaaaaatatatgtaataatatataataatgatttaaaaaataaaaaaatttaaaaataataataataataataatataaaaaaataccagaatgatgatgaaaaattaaaaaataactaaaaattaaaaattatttattattttattattattttattaatttattaattaaaattaaaaataaaaataataaaaatttaaaaaaataaaataaaaaaatataaaaataataacaataataaaaaaaagataatgataataataataataatgataataataaaaaaaaaataatataaataaaaattcatcACCCTTACATCgtccaaaataatattaaaagaaatatttaaattttcgaattatatttattttgttcattattgTGTTAAGAGACGTATTTGTTTTAGTAGTAAagttaaaaaatcattatcattattgttttattattgtatttatcactttttttttatgatttacctcatttctctttatttttgtcgttgttattgctgttaacagtaatattattaccagtgaaataataattataatatttattattattattataatataaaaacaataacaaaacaacaaaacaacaacaacaatgatataaaaataaagaataaataaaactaacaataaaaaataaaacaacaataacaacaataataataaaaataatgttaatgataaaagcaattataatgatgatcataataatgatgataataatgataacaaaaataatcatatccattattttgtgttgttactgctgttaacagtaatattattaccaatgaaatattaatagtaatgataataataataatgataataatagtagtagcggtagtgataaataataataataataataataataatagtaataagtaataatagtaataataatagtaataataataataataataataatattaataataattggtattattattattattattattattattattattattattatcataactataataatattaacaataaagatgataatgataacaatgataataataatgataataataataataataataataataataataatagcaataaaaataataaaaaaataataacaaaaataataacaagaataatattaacaataatgagataataatactgataacaataatactgaaaatagtaataataagataataataataataataataataataataatgacagtaatggtaaaataataataataataataataataataatagtagtagtagtagtagtaaaaataataataataataataataataataataataataataataataataatagtaataataataattattattgttattatggataatactaatagtgatgataataatgatagtaataatagtaatgataataataataataataatgataatgaaaatgataatgataatgataataactgcaattacaatgatagcaacaatgatgatgttaataataatagtaataataataataataataataacatatgataatgataatgataacaaaagcaattatatggatactactactactactaactactaagaAAAGCAATTATatggatactactactactaagataataataaataataataataatgcccaaGTATTTGTTTAGTCTAAGCGCGCGCCAACAAATGTTCCTCATATGTTCATTTGTTTCTCCCCTGTTTCGTCATGAACCGGCTGTGAACATTTTGTAATTGTATATTTTAGTAATGTATATTTGATTGTATATTTGAatgattacatattttaaaatttcttataatCTTCTAACAATGGTCGATAAGCACGCTACTTTCTCATTCCGTCTGTTATTACAACCTTATATAAGGaatggaaaaattatataatacaataatattatatagcatTCTGTGGTAATAACAAATTTTGATAggaaaatatacattttgtaGTGGTGAACCTTTTGGCGTGATAGTGTATCTTGTTTTcccgcgtttctctctctctctctctctcctcacacgcTCTCtagtcacccctctctctctctcctcgtctctctctctcatcgttcttctcatctctctcctctctctctctctctctctctctttcttccaaaaCGTTATGACGCCAATAACGTACGCCTTATATATGTTACACAGATGCTCATGACCGAACAATGGGAACAAATAAACATGGCTAGATAGTATATTTCGTTATTTTCCCGACGAGCCAATTATCAAGTCATAAAAACGGTAATCATTGTGGTAAATGATATGTCAAAAGGAGGGAAACAGACGGTTTTTTataattagtttatttttattgtaattatttcattattactggttttttttttatagaaacattTATCCTCTAGCGTTAATCAGTATAGCGAAGTGAAGTCCTTACCGTTACGATTAGGAAATTAAGGCAGGGAATAACCTGTTTCATTTTAAAATGTCAAAATATAGTGGCAAGTTTTCTTTGACTCTTTAACAACAGTCTATTTTACAACAGGACTTATATTTGAATGCACTAGTGTCCACCAGAATAAACCCTGACTCGATAACCGTAGGGTGCCGCGAATTCTTGTACACAGGTCCATTTTGAGCATTTAACGGTGTGCTCTAAAGGGTCagtattattttgcattttattcagTTCTATACAATACTAAGACAAATCATGTGGTTTCTTTTCTCAGTGGATGGCCCCAAAGCAAACGATTCGTCTAAAGTCGTGGCCCAGGAAAGCAAGGCCATGGAACTCCAAGAGTGTGACGTCCGAGGAGCAGTGGTCGCGGACAAGGGCAAGGGCGCCGTCTTGACCTCATGGGCGGCGGAGGACCTGGGCAAAAAAGGAGACAATTATATGAGTTTCGTGAAGCGCGTAAGGCACAAGTGACGATCGGAGGGCGGCGAGGAACCAGCTGACGTATGTTGCCAAAGTCAGATCCCCTCTCCGACTCCTTCGAGAGTTTCCAACATGGTTTTTCACCAAAGCACCACGAATTCTACACGAAGCTCTTGTGCGCGGAACTGAACGGCGTGTTGGCGGAAGCAGGCCTGAATCCCCTGAGAAGTTCCCTAATTCTACCACCACCAGCAGACCGAAGGCGAGAGATCCTCATCCTGGGAGGACCTCATCCGCGAGACTTCCTCATGTGCTGACCGCAAGAGGGGCTCGATATCCACACAGCGTCCTTTGCCCTTGAGGAGTTGGGGAATTCCCACCCGCCTCGTCGTACCTCTTGCACAGAAGACGCCTCACGAGGACTCATAGAGAGGCCACATGTTTCCTTGGGCGTCGAGTGGCCCAGCTAACTGCGATGTAGTGGCGTCCATGGTCCATGAACTGGAATTCGGCGCGTCGGTGGCTGAGAGCTGAACAAGGATCGAGAACGTGCTCGGTGGCTGAGGGAGATCCACCCCGAGTCCATCGTCATGTCGGGGACTTTCGGAAGAGTCGACCGCCCTTTCCATGTGGTCTGTGCACGGCGACTGCTTACTAACAGCTTCTT is from Penaeus monodon isolate SGIC_2016 chromosome 12, NSTDA_Pmon_1, whole genome shotgun sequence and encodes:
- the LOC119579715 gene encoding uncharacterized protein LOC119579715 → MFIVQIIHYILASWSRAQIPAAAVATCLRLRTISRLEGLNADTGVDGPKANDSSKVVAQESKAMELQECDVRGAVVADKGKGAVLTSWAAEDLGKKGDNYMSFVKRVRHK